A part of Flavobacteriaceae bacterium GSB9 genomic DNA contains:
- a CDS encoding 30S ribosomal protein S16: protein MPVKIRLQRHGKKGKPYYWIVAADSRAKRDGKYLEKLGAYNPNTNPATIDLNLDGAVKWLQNGAQPTDTAKAILSFKGALLKNHLAGGVKKGALTEEQAEEKFKAWLEEKEAKIQAKAEGLSEAEAKAKAEALAAEKAVNEARIAAQTPAVEEEAAEEEAPAAEAEATNEEE from the coding sequence ATGCCAGTAAAAATTAGATTACAACGTCACGGTAAAAAAGGAAAACCTTACTACTGGATCGTAGCCGCAGATTCGCGCGCAAAAAGAGATGGTAAATACCTTGAAAAATTAGGTGCTTACAACCCAAACACTAACCCAGCAACTATTGATTTAAACCTTGATGGTGCTGTAAAATGGTTACAAAATGGAGCACAACCAACAGACACTGCTAAAGCTATTTTGTCTTTCAAAGGTGCGCTATTGAAAAATCATCTTGCAGGTGGTGTTAAAAAAGGTGCTTTAACCGAAGAGCAAGCTGAAGAAAAATTCAAAGCTTGGTTAGAAGAAAAAGAAGCAAAAATTCAAGCTAAAGCCGAAGGTTTATCAGAAGCAGAAGCTAAAGCTAAAGCTGAAGCCCTAGCTGCTGAAAAAGCCGTTAACGAAGCCAGAATTGCTGCTCAAACCCCTGCTGTTGAAGAAGAAGCTGCCGAAGAGGAAGCTCCTGCTGCAGAAGCTGAAGCAACAAACGAAGAAGAATAA
- a CDS encoding 2Fe-2S iron-sulfur cluster-binding protein, translated as MDIKVNITDRDGVKHEILAPTDMAMNLMEVVRSYELAPEGTIGICGGMAMCASCQCYVLSNHDLPEMSDDEDAMLAEAFDVKDNSRLGCQIQMTPEMEGLEVELAPES; from the coding sequence ATGGACATTAAAGTAAACATTACAGATAGGGACGGAGTGAAACATGAAATTTTGGCGCCAACTGATATGGCTATGAACCTTATGGAAGTTGTTCGTTCGTATGAGCTTGCTCCAGAAGGAACTATTGGAATTTGTGGTGGTATGGCTATGTGCGCGTCATGCCAATGTTACGTTTTAAGCAATCATGATTTGCCTGAAATGAGCGATGATGAGGATGCGATGTTGGCCGAAGCTTTCGATGTAAAGGATAACAGCCGATTGGGGTGTCAAATTCAAATGACACCTGAAATGGAGGGGCTTGAAGTAGAACTTGCTCCTGAAAGTTAA
- a CDS encoding PA2169 family four-helix-bundle protein — protein sequence MLTNQALENIYDEAAKASENEALRIFFNDRKAERRSYNQDLLAEVEKFNDNTALPQKLGTEAYKLSMGFRSIIFLKDHNQIVREVCRVKQLTINKYNALLSELNLPLSLCKSLSEQRDSVMSHMNAVTRLEHLITQEA from the coding sequence ATGTTAACGAATCAAGCGCTTGAAAATATTTATGATGAAGCTGCTAAGGCTTCAGAAAATGAGGCACTCAGAATTTTTTTCAATGACCGCAAAGCGGAGCGCAGAAGCTATAATCAAGATTTGTTGGCAGAAGTAGAAAAGTTTAATGATAATACCGCGTTACCTCAAAAACTAGGAACCGAAGCTTATAAACTTTCTATGGGTTTTAGAAGCATTATTTTTTTAAAAGACCACAACCAAATTGTTAGAGAAGTTTGTAGGGTAAAACAGTTAACCATTAATAAATACAATGCTTTACTTAGCGAACTCAATTTGCCTCTTTCGCTTTGTAAGTCACTTTCCGAACAACGGGATAGTGTTATGTCGCATATGAATGCCGTAACACGATTAGAGCACCTCATTACGCAAGAAGCTTAG
- the dnaE gene encoding DNA polymerase III subunit alpha, with product MYLIFDTETTGLPKRWDAPITDVDNWPRCIQIAWQLHDAMGNCIESQDFLVKPEGFNIPFDAEKIHGISTELAEEQGVPLIDVLQKFNAALAKTKFVVGQNVKFDLNIMGAEFVRENVENPLQELPVLDTCTEHTAQLCQIPGGRGGKFKLPTLTELHEYLFNEPFAEAHNATADVEATTRCFLELVRLGEYTKEELDVEPDYFKNFKEANPSEIQLIGLKHINLKRESAKIRERLKKAESRQISSEEIKQNRSDLAEVEFAHLHNHSQFSVLQSTMSVADLVSAAAEHNMPAVALTDHANMMGAFHFVNAVSNHNKGIQAKIEAAKASGETVTAKEIKPIVGCEFFVCEDHTDKTRKDNGYQIVLLAKNKNGYHNLAKLSSHAFVDGFYYVPRIDKKLIQQYKEDIMVLTGNLYGEVPSKVLNVGENQAEEALLWWKEEFGDDLYVELMRHNQEDENRVNPTLISLAQKHDVKIVATNNTYYQKQEDANAHDILLCVKDGEKQSTPIGRGRGYRYGLPNQEYYFKSSEDMKKLFQDIPEAIFNVQEIIDKVEPFVLARDVLLPAFNIPDEFKHEEDLVDGGKRGENAYLRHLTYEGAKKRYGEPLTTEVTERLDFELSVIENTGYPGYFLIVEDFIREARNMDVSVGPGRGSAAGSVVAYCLWITNIDPMMYDLLFERFLNPDRVSMPDIDIDFDDEGRSRVMDYVIEKYGANQVAQIITYGTMAAKSSIRDTARVLDLPLFDADRIAKLIPNMSKLNKIFGLDEKELGKKFRSEDVEKINELLNIADGSDLQAETVNLAKVLEGSVRNTGIHACGVIITPDDITKFVPVSVAKDSDLYVTQFDNSVVESAGLLKMDFLGLKTLTLIKDTVKIVKAKHGIQLDPETFPLDDEETYALFQRGETVGVFQYESPGMQKHLRDLKPTVFEDLIAMNALYRPGPMEYIPSFVRRKHGEEDIEYDLPAMEEYLQETYGITVYQEQVMLLSQKLADFTKGEADVLRKAMGKKQIAVLAKMKPKFIEQASANGHDAKILEKVWKDWEAFASYAFNKSHSTCYAWIAYQTAYLKAHYPAEYMAAVLSNNMNDIKQVTFFMEECKRMKLDVLGPDVNESYYKFSVNKDGAVRFGMGAIKGVGHGAVMTIVENRKEGGHYKSIFDLAKRIDLRAANKKAFENLALAGGFDSFGETHRAQYFHDEGDGITFLEKAIKYAQKHKENENSAQVSLFGDASEVQIAEPEVPPCEEWGTMEKLSKEREVVGVYISGHPLDDFKLEMKTFCNAKVGMFNNLEPYVNRELVFGGVVTDVQHRVSKQGKGWALFTIEDYTDSYEFRIFGEEYLKFRHFLMKNNFVFVKTFVREGWINKDTGKRSDPRLQFNNFQLLHDVMEQYAKKLSIQVDINDLSEQKIVALKELISLHPGSKALNFVVYDTKEKMKLHMPSRRQKVKVSQELINELQAQDVMFKLK from the coding sequence ATGTACTTAATTTTTGATACCGAAACCACAGGATTGCCAAAACGTTGGGATGCCCCAATAACCGATGTAGATAACTGGCCTCGGTGTATTCAAATTGCATGGCAGTTGCACGATGCTATGGGGAATTGCATTGAAAGTCAAGATTTTTTGGTAAAGCCTGAAGGATTCAATATTCCTTTTGATGCTGAAAAAATACATGGTATTTCAACCGAATTGGCTGAAGAACAAGGGGTGCCATTAATTGACGTACTACAAAAATTCAATGCTGCTTTAGCGAAAACCAAATTTGTGGTGGGGCAAAATGTAAAGTTTGATTTGAATATTATGGGGGCCGAGTTTGTGCGGGAAAATGTTGAAAACCCTTTGCAGGAACTCCCTGTTTTAGATACCTGTACCGAGCATACTGCGCAATTATGCCAAATACCAGGTGGTCGTGGCGGAAAATTTAAATTGCCAACACTTACCGAGCTGCACGAATATTTGTTTAATGAGCCTTTTGCCGAAGCACATAATGCCACTGCGGATGTGGAAGCGACAACGCGTTGTTTTTTAGAGCTGGTTCGTTTAGGTGAGTACACTAAAGAAGAGTTGGATGTTGAACCTGATTATTTCAAAAATTTCAAGGAAGCCAACCCATCCGAAATACAACTTATAGGGCTAAAGCACATCAATCTAAAACGTGAAAGTGCCAAAATCCGTGAGCGATTAAAAAAGGCTGAAAGCAGGCAGATTTCTTCCGAAGAAATCAAACAAAACCGTTCCGATTTAGCGGAAGTTGAGTTTGCACATTTGCATAACCATTCGCAATTTTCGGTGTTGCAATCTACTATGAGTGTGGCCGATTTGGTTAGTGCCGCTGCCGAACACAATATGCCAGCTGTAGCCTTAACCGATCATGCCAACATGATGGGAGCGTTTCATTTTGTGAATGCCGTAAGCAACCACAATAAAGGCATTCAAGCAAAGATTGAAGCTGCCAAAGCATCAGGTGAAACCGTTACGGCCAAAGAAATAAAACCTATTGTGGGCTGTGAGTTTTTTGTTTGTGAAGACCATACCGATAAAACCCGAAAAGACAACGGCTACCAAATTGTGCTGTTGGCCAAAAATAAAAATGGTTATCATAATTTGGCGAAACTGTCGTCGCATGCCTTTGTCGATGGATTTTACTACGTACCTCGAATTGATAAAAAACTCATCCAACAATATAAAGAGGATATCATGGTGCTTACCGGAAATTTATACGGTGAAGTGCCTAGCAAAGTATTAAATGTCGGCGAAAACCAAGCCGAAGAAGCCCTGTTGTGGTGGAAGGAGGAATTTGGCGACGATTTGTACGTTGAATTGATGCGCCACAACCAAGAGGATGAAAACCGTGTTAACCCGACGTTGATTAGCTTGGCCCAGAAACATGATGTAAAAATTGTAGCCACCAACAATACCTATTACCAAAAGCAGGAAGACGCCAATGCACACGATATTTTGTTGTGTGTAAAAGATGGTGAAAAGCAATCCACCCCCATTGGTCGCGGACGTGGTTACCGTTACGGTTTACCCAATCAGGAGTATTATTTTAAATCTTCTGAAGACATGAAAAAATTGTTTCAAGATATTCCTGAGGCGATTTTTAATGTTCAGGAAATTATTGATAAAGTCGAACCTTTTGTATTGGCGCGCGACGTGTTGTTGCCTGCTTTCAACATCCCCGATGAATTTAAGCACGAAGAAGATTTGGTTGACGGCGGCAAGCGTGGTGAAAATGCCTATTTACGCCATTTAACTTACGAAGGCGCCAAAAAACGCTATGGCGAACCGCTTACGACAGAAGTTACCGAAAGGCTCGATTTCGAGCTCAGCGTTATTGAAAACACAGGATATCCCGGCTATTTTTTGATTGTTGAAGATTTTATCCGGGAAGCCCGAAATATGGATGTTTCGGTGGGGCCAGGACGTGGTTCGGCAGCAGGTTCGGTAGTAGCCTATTGCCTCTGGATTACCAACATTGATCCAATGATGTACGACCTGCTTTTTGAGCGGTTTTTGAATCCCGATCGAGTTAGTATGCCCGATATCGATATCGATTTTGATGACGAAGGCCGAAGCCGCGTGATGGATTATGTGATTGAAAAATATGGCGCGAATCAAGTGGCACAGATCATCACCTATGGTACCATGGCCGCGAAATCATCCATTCGTGATACTGCACGTGTGTTGGACTTACCCCTGTTTGATGCCGATAGGATAGCAAAGCTCATTCCTAATATGTCTAAACTGAATAAGATTTTTGGTTTGGACGAAAAAGAATTGGGCAAAAAATTTAGGTCTGAAGATGTAGAGAAAATCAACGAGCTTTTAAATATTGCCGATGGCAGCGATTTACAGGCCGAAACGGTGAACCTGGCTAAAGTATTAGAGGGTTCGGTGCGAAATACAGGTATTCACGCCTGTGGGGTTATTATAACGCCCGACGATATTACCAAATTCGTGCCCGTTTCCGTAGCCAAAGATTCCGATTTGTACGTTACCCAGTTTGATAACTCGGTCGTGGAATCGGCCGGGCTTCTAAAAATGGATTTCTTAGGACTCAAAACACTCACCCTAATTAAAGACACCGTTAAAATTGTAAAAGCCAAACATGGTATTCAATTAGATCCCGAAACCTTTCCGCTTGACGATGAAGAAACTTATGCGCTGTTCCAACGGGGTGAAACGGTTGGGGTGTTCCAGTACGAATCGCCTGGCATGCAAAAGCATCTTCGCGATTTAAAGCCTACGGTTTTTGAAGACCTCATTGCCATGAATGCCTTGTACCGTCCGGGGCCTATGGAATACATTCCGAGTTTCGTCCGCAGAAAGCACGGTGAAGAAGACATTGAGTACGATTTGCCTGCGATGGAAGAGTACCTCCAAGAAACTTATGGTATTACGGTGTATCAAGAGCAGGTGATGTTACTCTCGCAAAAATTGGCCGATTTTACAAAAGGTGAAGCCGACGTTCTGCGTAAAGCGATGGGTAAGAAGCAAATTGCCGTACTGGCAAAAATGAAACCCAAGTTTATCGAACAGGCCAGTGCGAATGGACATGATGCGAAAATTCTGGAAAAAGTTTGGAAAGATTGGGAAGCTTTTGCGAGCTATGCCTTCAATAAATCACACTCTACCTGTTATGCTTGGATTGCTTACCAAACGGCTTATTTAAAAGCTCACTATCCAGCGGAATATATGGCGGCTGTGCTTTCCAATAATATGAACGATATCAAGCAGGTCACGTTCTTTATGGAAGAGTGTAAGCGTATGAAACTAGACGTTCTCGGGCCTGATGTTAATGAAAGTTACTATAAATTCTCGGTAAATAAAGATGGTGCGGTTCGCTTTGGAATGGGGGCCATTAAGGGGGTTGGCCATGGCGCAGTGATGACCATTGTTGAAAATAGAAAGGAAGGCGGGCATTATAAATCCATTTTCGATTTAGCTAAACGTATCGATTTGCGTGCAGCCAATAAAAAAGCTTTTGAAAACTTAGCTTTAGCAGGTGGTTTCGATAGTTTTGGCGAAACCCATCGTGCACAATATTTTCATGATGAAGGCGATGGTATTACCTTTTTGGAAAAAGCCATTAAATACGCCCAAAAGCATAAAGAAAATGAAAACTCGGCACAAGTCAGTTTGTTTGGCGATGCCAGTGAAGTACAAATAGCCGAGCCCGAAGTGCCGCCGTGTGAAGAGTGGGGCACCATGGAAAAACTCAGTAAAGAGCGCGAAGTAGTTGGTGTTTATATTTCTGGACATCCCCTGGATGATTTTAAACTCGAAATGAAAACCTTCTGCAATGCCAAAGTAGGCATGTTTAATAATTTGGAGCCTTACGTGAATCGAGAACTTGTTTTTGGTGGAGTGGTTACCGATGTGCAGCACCGTGTTAGTAAACAGGGTAAAGGTTGGGCATTGTTCACTATTGAAGATTACACTGATAGTTACGAATTCCGAATTTTTGGTGAAGAATATTTAAAATTCCGACATTTTTTAATGAAGAATAATTTTGTGTTCGTAAAAACGTTTGTGCGCGAAGGTTGGATAAATAAAGACACCGGCAAGCGCAGCGACCCCAGACTGCAGTTCAATAACTTCCAGTTGTTACACGATGTTATGGAGCAGTATGCTAAAAAACTATCCATACAGGTTGATATTAATGATTTAAGCGAACAGAAAATAGTTGCACTTAAAGAGCTCATTAGTCTTCATCCGGGTAGCAAAGCACTAAATTTTGTGGTTTACGATACCAAGGAAAAAATGAAGTTGCATATGCCTAGCAGAAGGCAAAAAGTAAAAGTTAGTCAGGAATTAATTAACGAACTTCAGGCTCAAGACGTCATGTTTAAGTTGAAATAA
- a CDS encoding methyltransferase, whose translation MSKSIFSFKEFSINQSRCAMKVGTDGVLLGAWASVNQHPFSVLDIGAGTGVLSLMLAQRCHAEIIDALEIDSNAYEQCVDNFEQSPWSDRLFCYHASLEEFADEIEDKYDLIISNPPFYSENYQAENKQRTMARFQDAMPFQHLIESAAKLLSENGVFSVVIPYKEEGRFIKIALELNLFTNRILHVMGTPTSEKKRSLIEFSFQKSDVKFELLVIETSRHQYTEDYINLTKDFYLKM comes from the coding sequence ATGTCGAAATCAATTTTTTCTTTTAAAGAATTTAGCATAAACCAAAGTAGATGTGCCATGAAAGTTGGAACAGACGGCGTTTTACTTGGAGCTTGGGCCTCTGTAAACCAACATCCATTTTCCGTGTTAGACATTGGGGCCGGCACTGGTGTTTTATCGCTTATGCTAGCCCAACGTTGCCATGCTGAAATTATTGATGCTTTAGAAATTGATAGTAACGCCTACGAACAATGTGTAGATAATTTTGAGCAATCGCCTTGGAGCGACCGCCTTTTTTGTTACCATGCATCGCTTGAAGAGTTTGCCGATGAAATTGAAGATAAATACGATTTGATTATAAGCAATCCGCCATTTTATTCTGAAAACTATCAAGCAGAAAACAAACAGCGCACAATGGCTAGGTTCCAGGATGCCATGCCCTTTCAACATTTAATTGAAAGTGCTGCAAAATTACTTTCGGAAAACGGTGTTTTTTCGGTTGTCATTCCATATAAAGAAGAAGGACGGTTTATTAAAATAGCTTTAGAACTCAACCTATTTACTAATCGAATTTTACATGTTATGGGCACACCTACTTCAGAAAAAAAACGAAGTTTAATTGAATTTTCATTCCAGAAAAGTGATGTAAAATTTGAACTATTAGTTATCGAAACTTCAAGGCACCAATACACCGAAGATTACATTAATTTAACCAAAGATTTCTATTTAAAAATGTAA
- the rimM gene encoding ribosome maturation factor RimM (Essential for efficient processing of 16S rRNA) translates to MKKEDCFYLGKIVKKYSFKGEILAKLDTDQPELYENLDAIFLELKNNLVPFFIEKSQLHKSDLLRLKFEDVDNEADADAIMKSNLFLPLELLPKLEGNKFYYHEVINFTIKDVNYGEVGKITAINDSTAQALFEVDRNGTEILIPMNDEFIVKVDRASKTILVKTPEGLIDLYL, encoded by the coding sequence ATGAAAAAAGAAGATTGCTTTTACCTAGGGAAAATCGTAAAAAAATACAGTTTTAAAGGTGAGATTTTAGCCAAACTCGACACTGACCAACCCGAACTTTACGAAAACCTGGATGCCATCTTTTTAGAACTAAAAAACAACCTCGTCCCCTTTTTCATAGAAAAATCACAATTGCACAAATCAGATTTGCTTCGCTTAAAATTTGAAGACGTTGACAACGAAGCCGATGCCGATGCCATTATGAAAAGCAACCTGTTCCTGCCTTTAGAATTATTACCAAAGCTAGAAGGCAATAAATTTTATTACCATGAGGTCATCAATTTTACCATTAAAGATGTTAATTACGGAGAAGTAGGTAAAATTACTGCTATTAACGATTCTACAGCACAGGCTCTTTTTGAGGTAGACAGAAATGGCACGGAAATCTTAATCCCGATGAACGATGAGTTTATTGTTAAAGTAGACAGAGCCAGCAAAACCATTCTTGTTAAAACTCCAGAAGGTTTGATTGACCTGTATTTATAA
- a CDS encoding SoxR reducing system RseC family protein, translated as METQIKNKDTFVHSGVISKISGESVIVTLEQNIHCESCKAKASCGISESVTKEVIVYNAKDPFKVNEQVQVVLKKTLGFKAVFWAYVFPFLLMLFTLIIASTFLTEWVAGVLSILVLLPYYLTLYYLKNNFKSVFKISILKQS; from the coding sequence GTGGAAACTCAAATAAAAAATAAGGACACTTTTGTTCATTCTGGTGTTATTTCTAAAATTTCTGGAGAATCTGTTATTGTTACCTTAGAACAAAACATACACTGCGAATCGTGCAAAGCAAAAGCATCATGTGGTATTTCAGAGTCTGTAACAAAAGAGGTCATTGTATATAATGCAAAAGACCCTTTTAAAGTTAATGAACAAGTACAGGTTGTACTGAAAAAAACTTTGGGCTTTAAAGCCGTGTTTTGGGCTTATGTTTTCCCCTTCTTATTAATGCTTTTCACCTTAATAATTGCTTCTACTTTTTTAACTGAATGGGTAGCAGGAGTACTATCTATTTTGGTGTTATTGCCATATTACTTAACTCTCTATTACCTTAAAAACAATTTTAAAAGTGTTTTTAAAATTTCAATATTAAAACAAAGTTGA
- a CDS encoding acyl-CoA dehydrogenase family protein encodes MKPDLFQAPDYYNLDELLTEEHKLVRSATRDWVKKEVSPIIEDYAQRAEFPTQVIKGLAEIGAFGPYIPTEYGGAGMDQISYGLIMQEIERGDSGIRSTASVQSSLVMYPIWKYGTEAQRQKYLPKLAAGEWMGCFGLTEPDHGSNPGGMVTNFKDKGDYYLLNGAKMWISNAPFADVSVVWAKDENERIHGLLVERGMEGFSTPETHNKWSLRASATGELIFDNVKIPKENLLPEKSGLGAPLGCLDSARYGIAWGAIGAAMDCYDTALRYSQQRQQFGKPIGQFQLQQKKLAEMITEITKAQLLTWRLGLLRNENKATSAQISMAKRNNVDMAITIAREARQILGGMGITGEYSIMRHMMNLESVITYEGTHDIHLLITGLDITGLNAFK; translated from the coding sequence ATGAAGCCAGACTTATTTCAAGCTCCAGACTATTATAATTTAGACGAACTACTAACCGAAGAGCACAAACTAGTACGTAGTGCAACGCGCGATTGGGTTAAAAAAGAAGTATCTCCTATTATTGAAGATTATGCCCAGAGAGCAGAATTTCCAACACAAGTAATAAAAGGACTGGCTGAAATTGGAGCATTTGGCCCTTATATCCCAACAGAATACGGCGGCGCTGGGATGGACCAGATTTCGTATGGCTTAATTATGCAGGAAATTGAACGGGGCGACTCGGGCATTCGCAGTACAGCATCTGTACAATCCTCATTGGTAATGTATCCCATTTGGAAATATGGCACCGAGGCACAACGCCAAAAATATTTACCCAAATTGGCGGCGGGCGAATGGATGGGTTGTTTTGGACTAACAGAACCTGACCATGGGAGCAACCCAGGCGGTATGGTCACCAATTTTAAAGACAAAGGCGATTATTACTTATTAAATGGAGCCAAAATGTGGATTAGCAACGCCCCTTTTGCAGATGTTTCCGTTGTATGGGCCAAAGATGAAAACGAACGTATCCATGGGCTTTTGGTTGAACGTGGGATGGAAGGTTTCTCAACTCCAGAAACCCATAATAAATGGTCGTTGCGAGCATCGGCCACCGGTGAGCTTATTTTCGATAATGTAAAAATCCCCAAAGAAAATCTTCTTCCAGAGAAATCTGGACTAGGCGCACCTTTGGGCTGTTTAGATTCTGCGCGTTATGGCATTGCTTGGGGCGCAATTGGTGCTGCTATGGATTGTTATGATACCGCATTACGCTATAGCCAACAACGCCAACAATTTGGAAAACCCATTGGGCAGTTTCAATTGCAACAAAAAAAATTGGCCGAAATGATTACCGAAATCACTAAGGCACAATTATTAACATGGCGATTAGGTCTTCTACGTAACGAAAACAAAGCGACCTCAGCACAAATATCGATGGCAAAGCGCAACAATGTTGATATGGCCATTACCATTGCTCGAGAGGCCAGACAGATATTGGGAGGTATGGGCATTACAGGCGAATACAGCATTATGAGGCATATGATGAATTTAGAAAGCGTTATTACCTACGAAGGCACGCACGATATTCACTTACTGATAACCGGATTGGATATCACAGGTTTAAATGCATTTAAATAG
- a CDS encoding lactonase family protein, whose translation MKLHLVVLLTLINLATVAAQNIPLYVGTFTNEDAQGIYRYQFNTETGELNNQVLAVAIESPNFITYSPNRRFMYSVNRSSDSERPDYVAAYKINTDGSLILLNTQNSHGKSPCHIAVNASATKVVISNYNGGTVVIYNITNDGSLSEASQIFNHNAETEKSHAHSAHFYSDDMFVADLGRNALYQYTLENNTYQLVSSKIVDMAGNPGPRHFSISKNGKFIYIINEYGSSITSVKKTKKGFKKIDHDSTLSDNYKGKNSCADIHLSKDERFLYGSNRGENSIAVFKRNTRNGKIKKIQNINVEGNWPRNFTLDPTGNFLLVANRRSNNISVFKINKAHGTLSFLHDIKSPTPVCLLF comes from the coding sequence ATGAAACTGCATTTAGTCGTTCTTCTCACACTAATTAATTTAGCAACTGTTGCTGCTCAAAACATTCCACTATACGTAGGCACTTTTACCAACGAAGATGCACAGGGGATTTATCGATATCAGTTCAACACCGAAACAGGAGAATTAAATAATCAAGTTTTAGCCGTTGCTATCGAAAGCCCTAATTTTATAACCTATTCGCCCAACAGGAGATTTATGTATTCGGTAAATCGTTCTTCAGACTCGGAAAGGCCCGATTATGTTGCCGCCTATAAAATTAACACCGATGGCTCACTAATACTGCTTAATACACAAAACAGCCACGGTAAATCGCCCTGCCATATCGCGGTTAATGCATCGGCCACCAAAGTTGTTATTTCAAACTATAACGGTGGTACGGTTGTTATTTACAATATTACTAACGATGGTAGTTTAAGCGAAGCTTCACAAATTTTTAATCATAACGCAGAAACTGAAAAATCACACGCACATTCGGCACATTTTTATAGCGATGACATGTTTGTTGCCGATTTAGGCAGAAATGCTCTATACCAATACACATTAGAAAATAATACATACCAACTCGTCAGCTCTAAAATTGTTGACATGGCAGGCAATCCTGGTCCACGTCATTTTTCGATTAGCAAAAACGGAAAATTTATTTATATCATCAACGAATACGGCAGCTCCATTACCTCGGTAAAAAAAACCAAAAAAGGATTCAAAAAAATTGACCACGATTCTACTCTAAGTGATAACTACAAAGGAAAAAACTCTTGTGCAGACATTCACCTATCAAAAGACGAGCGTTTTTTATACGGTTCTAACCGCGGCGAAAATTCCATCGCTGTTTTTAAAAGAAACACTCGAAACGGAAAAATCAAGAAAATACAGAACATTAACGTTGAGGGTAACTGGCCGCGCAACTTCACTTTAGACCCTACTGGAAACTTTCTTTTGGTTGCCAACCGCCGTAGCAATAACATCTCGGTCTTTAAAATAAACAAAGCTCATGGGACGCTATCTTTTTTACATGACATAAAATCACCAACGCCCGTGTGCTTATTGTTTTAG
- a CDS encoding PA2169 family four-helix-bundle protein — MKNSNPTIAQLNELLAINYEAEKVYLHALNQVESEDLKHFFRAMAFERHEFCRFLGAEIIQKGGHPEYIDQSKGGVKIWDKFKQVISKKDESALFNEVCKIKTWSVKKYNSALKKFRFPENISQLIKNQRDTIESSLRSMQLGNRLIA, encoded by the coding sequence ATGAAAAATTCAAATCCAACTATTGCTCAATTAAATGAACTTTTAGCCATTAATTATGAAGCTGAAAAAGTCTATTTACATGCTTTAAATCAAGTTGAAAGCGAAGATTTAAAACATTTTTTTAGGGCCATGGCCTTTGAAAGACATGAGTTTTGTAGGTTTCTCGGGGCCGAAATCATTCAAAAAGGAGGCCACCCAGAATATATAGATCAATCTAAAGGAGGGGTTAAAATCTGGGATAAGTTTAAACAAGTTATTTCCAAAAAAGATGAGTCTGCTCTTTTTAACGAAGTTTGTAAAATTAAAACATGGAGCGTCAAGAAGTATAACTCAGCTTTAAAAAAATTCAGGTTCCCCGAAAATATTTCGCAACTTATAAAAAATCAGAGAGATACAATTGAAAGCAGCCTGCGTTCGATGCAACTTGGTAATAGATTAATTGCCTAA